A window of the Xiashengella succiniciproducens genome harbors these coding sequences:
- a CDS encoding L-threonylcarbamoyladenylate synthase — MLIKIHPDNPNPREIKKVVDILKDGGLVIYPTDTIYGLGCDINNQKAVERVCRIKGLDLKRDHLSFICRDLSHLSLYTKALSNDVFKTLKRNLPGPFTFILPANNSVPRLFKNNKKTIGLRIPNNAIILEIVRELGNPVLSTSIKDEDEVIEYTTDPELIHEKYGNLVDAVIDGGFGGNIPSTIIDCTEHPMAIIREGAGIPEL; from the coding sequence ATGCTGATCAAAATCCATCCAGACAATCCCAATCCCCGTGAGATCAAAAAAGTGGTCGATATTCTGAAAGATGGAGGATTGGTGATCTACCCCACAGATACTATCTATGGATTGGGTTGCGATATTAATAATCAAAAAGCGGTAGAGAGAGTTTGCAGAATCAAGGGTTTAGATCTTAAGCGTGATCACCTTTCATTTATTTGCCGCGATCTGAGTCATCTTTCTCTTTATACTAAGGCACTCAGCAATGATGTATTCAAAACCCTGAAGCGAAACCTTCCGGGGCCGTTTACTTTTATTTTGCCGGCCAATAACAGTGTTCCCCGCCTTTTTAAAAACAATAAGAAAACAATAGGTCTGCGTATTCCAAATAATGCGATAATTCTTGAGATAGTTAGAGAATTGGGCAATCCGGTGCTAAGCACTTCTATTAAGGACGAAGATGAGGTGATTGAGTATACTACGGATCCCGAACTGATTCACGAGAAATACGGCAACCTTGTTGATGCAGTTATTGATGGAGGCTTTGGAGGCAATATACCGTCCACGATAATTGACTGTACCGAACATCCGATGGCCATTATCAGGGAAGGGGCAGGAATTCCTGAACTGTAA
- a CDS encoding DUF4199 domain-containing protein, giving the protein MDRSTDKTYYVLSSGAKLGFALVAFLTIMYMTGQLLESPLTSLSWLIYIAVIYLTMKGFRDKCNEGFLTYGQGLVFGLKISALSGIFVGLFYFILMSYIDPDFREAMIAVAEEAALAMGLPESQVEQMRPSFEMTTNPWLMLFSNMLSGLFNGTLISLVVAAFVKRKGDPFQEVMRNVE; this is encoded by the coding sequence ATGGATAGATCTACCGACAAAACCTATTACGTTCTTTCAAGTGGTGCCAAACTGGGATTTGCCCTGGTTGCTTTTCTTACTATTATGTACATGACTGGCCAGCTGCTTGAATCTCCACTGACATCACTTAGCTGGCTTATCTATATTGCAGTAATCTACCTTACTATGAAAGGCTTCAGGGACAAATGCAACGAAGGCTTTCTTACTTATGGGCAGGGACTGGTGTTTGGCCTCAAAATCTCAGCTTTGTCAGGTATCTTTGTTGGTCTTTTCTATTTTATATTGATGAGCTATATAGATCCTGACTTCAGGGAAGCAATGATAGCTGTTGCCGAAGAGGCTGCCCTAGCAATGGGACTGCCTGAGTCTCAGGTAGAACAGATGCGACCTTCTTTTGAAATGACTACCAACCCATGGCTGATGCTGTTTTCAAATATGCTTAGCGGCCTCTTTAATGGTACACTTATTTCACTTGTTGTTGCAGCCTTTGTTAAACGTAAAGGTGATCCTTTCCAAGAAGTAATGAGGAATGTTGAGTAA
- a CDS encoding glycosyltransferase family 2 protein, giving the protein MLSKTDKIDLSVVVPLYNEEESLGELTAWIVKVANELQISYEIIMVDDGSNDDSWNVVRRLSESNPCVKGIRFRRNYGKSAALHCGFLQAVGDVVVTMDADLQDSPDEIPELMRMIREEGYDMVSGWKKKRFDPPGKTIPSRIFNYTARKVSGIRLHDFNCGLKAYKNEVVKSIEVYGEMHRYIPILAKRAGFNKIGEKIVHHRERKYGVTKFGLERFVRGFLDLMSIMFISRFGNRPMHLFGSLGTLTFIAGFLAALWLGLRKLWFVYQGIEAPLVTNSPYFYISLTCMILGTQLFMAGFIAELVGRTRPDRNNYQIREIL; this is encoded by the coding sequence ATGTTGAGTAAGACTGATAAAATAGACCTGTCGGTTGTAGTACCTCTGTACAACGAGGAAGAGTCGCTGGGTGAACTTACCGCATGGATTGTCAAAGTAGCGAATGAACTTCAAATCAGCTATGAGATTATCATGGTTGATGACGGCAGCAATGACGATTCATGGAATGTGGTAAGACGCCTTTCGGAAAGCAATCCATGTGTTAAAGGGATACGCTTCCGCAGAAATTACGGCAAGTCAGCCGCATTGCACTGCGGCTTCCTCCAGGCAGTCGGGGATGTTGTTGTAACAATGGATGCCGACCTCCAGGATAGTCCTGATGAGATCCCAGAACTAATGCGAATGATCCGGGAAGAGGGCTATGACATGGTAAGTGGTTGGAAGAAGAAACGCTTTGACCCGCCAGGTAAGACCATACCCAGCCGTATCTTTAATTACACTGCAAGGAAGGTGTCGGGAATCAGACTGCATGACTTCAACTGCGGATTGAAGGCTTACAAAAATGAGGTTGTCAAAAGCATCGAGGTGTATGGTGAAATGCACAGGTACATACCAATCCTTGCAAAGCGTGCCGGCTTTAATAAGATTGGCGAGAAAATCGTTCACCACAGGGAGAGAAAGTATGGTGTTACCAAGTTCGGTCTCGAACGCTTTGTTCGTGGCTTCCTCGACCTGATGTCTATAATGTTTATCTCAAGGTTTGGTAACCGTCCGATGCACCTTTTCGGATCACTGGGCACCCTGACTTTTATTGCCGGTTTCCTTGCAGCGCTTTGGCTGGGGCTCAGAAAACTCTGGTTTGTTTACCAGGGTATCGAAGCTCCACTGGTTACCAACAGCCCCTATTTCTACATAAGTTTAACATGTATGATACTGGGTACCCAGCTCTTTATGGCCGGATTTATTGCAGAACTGGTGGGAAGGACACGTCCTGACAGGAACAACTACCAGATCAGAGAAATACTTTGA
- the trkA gene encoding Trk system potassium transporter TrkA, translating into MKIVIAGAGEVGTHLAKLFCGDDHDVILIDSDEEKLRNVASMYDLLTVPGSVTSIDDLRSAQAHNCDLFIAVPPYEEVSLVSAILAKKMGAQKTIARINNKEYLLPENKEYFRQLGIDEMVYPEHLAAREIVTSLKQVGTRQIFEFNNSKLLLYAIKIRSNAPMVGKSVAEVNSLHPNLYYTLAINRDGRTIIAHGDEMYKHEDLIYVVTTKAGTTRLLSDAGKFQYEVKNVMMLGGSRIGLKVAKVLENDYHLKLLEVSRSKSIFLADELENTMVIHGDGRNLSLLKEEGISKTDAFIAVTDVSEINIMACQLAKKMGVKKTIAEVENMDYINLAENMGIGTIINKKLLAASYIYRHTFKANVSYSKCLTASDADVLEMIAHQGAKITKSPLRDMNLPKEINIGGVIRNGDTIIPNGDTQIQAGDRVIVLTLPVGIKKLEKLFL; encoded by the coding sequence ATGAAAATAGTAATAGCCGGAGCTGGTGAGGTTGGTACCCACCTGGCAAAACTCTTTTGCGGAGATGATCATGATGTGATACTGATTGACAGCGATGAAGAAAAGCTCCGCAATGTCGCTTCCATGTACGACCTGTTGACTGTACCGGGCTCAGTAACTTCGATTGATGACCTCAGATCTGCACAGGCCCACAACTGTGACCTTTTTATTGCAGTTCCCCCATATGAGGAAGTAAGCCTGGTATCTGCAATACTTGCAAAAAAAATGGGTGCCCAGAAGACCATAGCACGGATAAACAACAAAGAATACCTACTCCCGGAAAACAAGGAGTATTTCAGGCAGCTTGGTATAGATGAGATGGTCTATCCCGAACACCTTGCAGCAAGGGAGATTGTTACGTCACTAAAGCAGGTTGGAACAAGGCAGATTTTTGAGTTTAACAACAGTAAGCTTCTGCTCTATGCTATAAAAATAAGGAGTAATGCTCCAATGGTAGGCAAGAGTGTGGCAGAGGTCAACTCTTTGCATCCAAACCTGTACTATACGCTTGCAATCAACAGAGACGGCAGGACAATTATTGCTCACGGTGACGAGATGTATAAACATGAAGACCTGATATACGTGGTTACAACTAAGGCCGGTACCACCCGACTGTTGAGCGATGCAGGTAAATTCCAATACGAGGTTAAAAACGTAATGATGTTGGGAGGCAGTCGTATCGGTCTTAAGGTGGCCAAGGTGCTTGAAAATGACTACCACCTCAAGCTGTTAGAAGTAAGCAGATCCAAAAGTATATTTCTGGCAGACGAACTAGAAAACACAATGGTAATTCATGGTGATGGCCGTAACCTGAGTCTGCTGAAGGAAGAAGGTATCTCAAAGACCGATGCTTTTATTGCTGTCACCGATGTTTCCGAAATCAATATTATGGCTTGCCAGCTTGCCAAGAAGATGGGAGTGAAAAAGACAATTGCAGAGGTAGAAAATATGGACTACATCAACCTGGCAGAGAATATGGGTATTGGAACCATTATAAACAAAAAACTACTTGCAGCAAGTTATATATACCGCCACACGTTCAAGGCTAATGTATCATACTCTAAGTGCCTCACTGCATCAGATGCAGATGTACTTGAGATGATAGCACACCAGGGTGCCAAAATCACAAAGTCGCCCCTAAGAGATATGAACCTACCTAAGGAAATCAATATTGGTGGTGTGATAAGAAACGGGGATACAATAATTCCAAACGGGGACACTCAGATTCAGGCAGGTGACCGGGTGATAGTGCTTACCTTACCCGTTGGTATTAAAAAACTCGAGAAGCTATTCCTCTAG